A genomic window from Cucumis melo cultivar AY chromosome 8, USDA_Cmelo_AY_1.0, whole genome shotgun sequence includes:
- the LOC127150556 gene encoding WAT1-related protein At5g64700-like translates to MDAKKPYIVAIFIQITEAGMSLLSKAAFATGMNTYIFLFYRQVAGSLILVPLTLLLKGKEKRPLSLKQLCHVFFISLIGITFTMNAYGVAVDHTSATLGAVAFNCLLVSTFIFAVLFRMEKVNLKKVAGIAKVAGMMICVGGATILAFYKGPYLKPIISHPLFHIDESETDITTTSQKSWLLGCFFLLVATVGWGIWFVLQAKFLMGYPHPVEFMCVQTVMSVVQCFVVAIIVERDPSEWKLGWNVRLYAVLYCNTIDVYR, encoded by the exons ATGGATGCCAAGAAGCCTTACATTGTTGCAATTTTCATTCAAATTACTGAAGCCGGAATGAGCTTATTGTCGAAGGCTGCCTTCGCTACCGGTATGAATACGTATATCTTCCTCTTCTATCGTCAAGTTGCTGGCAGCCTCATCTTAGTACCACTAACTTTACTTTTAAAAGG GAAAGAGAAGAGGCCATTGTCTCTTAAACAGCTCTGCCATGTTTTCTTCATTTCATTGATAGG GATAACATTTACAATGAATGCTTATGGAGTGGCCGTTGATCACACGTCAGCAACTCTTGGAGCTGTAGCCTTCAACTGCCTTCTTGTCTCAACCTTCATCTTCGCCGTCTTATTtag aATGGAAAAAGTGAACTTAAAGAAAGTAGCAGGGATAGCAAAGGTGGCAGGAATGATGATATGTGTGGGAGGGGCAACAATACTTGCATTCTACAAAGGACCATATCTAAAGCCAATAATATCACATCCACTTTTTCACATTGACGAATCTGAAACCGACATTACTACAACATCTCAAAAGTCATGGTTGTTAGGGTGCTTCTTCCTGCTAGTGGCTACAGTGGGTTGGGGGATTTGGTTCGTGCTTCAGGCTAAGTTCTTGATGGGTTACCCTCACCCAGTTGAATTCATGTGCGTCCAAACGGTGATGAGTGTGGTTCAGTGCTTTGTTGTGGCTATTATTGTGGAAAGAGATCCTTCGGAATGGAAATTGGGTTGGAATGTTAGACTCTATGCCGTTCTCTATTGT AACACAATAGATGTGTATCGTTGA
- the LOC127150557 gene encoding uncharacterized protein LOC127150557 — protein sequence MDEQTNDQVQEVRQDVEGLKDQLAKILELLTTGRGKSVAGISSQVEVDLNQVQEDMPAYPPGFTPQRSSSPRMTYLTQNPNPITQQENHVSNPMSTPITESGKKILEEQGSRKRLEFLEERSRAIEGADMYGSIDATQLCLISDVVIPSKFKTPDFEKYNGTTCPKSHLVMYCRKMSAYAHDDKLLIYCFQDILVSPASC from the coding sequence ATGGATGAGCAAACCAATGATCAGGTTCAAGAAGTTCGTCAAGACGTTGAAGGATTGAAAGATCAATTGGCTAAGATCTTAGAATTGCTCACTACTGGAAGAGGAAAGAGTGTTGCGGGGATTTCATCACAAGTGGAAGTAGATCTGAACCAGGTGCAAGAAGACATGCCTGCATACCCTCCAGGTTTTACTCCGCAAAGGTCGTCTAGTCCTCGCATGACTTATCTTACACAAAATCCTAATCCGATCACCCAACAGGAAAACCATGTGAGCAATCCAATGTCTACTCCGATTACAGAAAGTGGTAAGAAAATTTTAGAAGAGCAGGGTAGTAGAAAAAGACTGGAATTTCTAGAAGAAAGATCACGCGCCATTGAAGGTGCAGACATGTATGGGAGTATCGACGCAACACAACTATGTTTGATATCAGATGTGGTGATCCCTTCCAAATTCAAGACTCCAGATTTTGAGAAGTACAATGGAACCACGTGTCCAAAAAGTCATCTAGTTATGTACTGTCGGAAAATGTCAGCTTACGCTCATGATGATAAATTGTTGATTTATTGCTTCCAAGACATCTTAGTCAGCCCGGCTTCTTGCTAG